The Helicoverpa armigera isolate CAAS_96S chromosome 25, ASM3070526v1, whole genome shotgun sequence genome has a window encoding:
- the Vps15 gene encoding phosphoinositide 3-kinase regulatory subunit 4, with translation MGNQLVGVAPSQIYPVEHYLSDHVDLSFDQSLGSTRFLKVARARSREGLVVVKVFAVHDPSLPLAEHKERILKIKEQLASAFNCLPFQRVILTDKAGLLMREYCKCSVYDRMSTRPFLTTLEKKWITFQVLYALHRMHKLGICHGDIKLENIMVTSWLWVLLTDIASFKPTFLPDDNPADFSYFFDTSRRRLCYVAPERFVRAPDPHNRPMSDDKMGGLLLSESPCKVGELVPSMDIFSAGCALLELWNDGTPALDLPGLLAYRNGEDRPPTMTLSTDDPQLRTLLHSMTERNPRDRRTAELYLDEARGKLFPEYFYSFLQSYMLIFSAQPILPPDEKILRIHQDIKNIIKIFTQPSDAKNYQDLVEETTDHQNIDSIDKLKDKFKVLNVNTTDFDDDDDKAPERKDMGPDSEGLILITSLVTSCIRGLHHCTSKLYSLEILQLLCENSSSETILDRILPYIIHLSHDNVSRVRARAVATCARALSAVRLLPNSDCNVFPEYILPELGPRATDPSVPVRIAYANNIAKLAETAVRFLDQTQNMVEKEAANINYETELSALHEMVRSTVSYLLTDSQAVVKRALVENGITKLCIFFGKQKANDVILSHMVTFLNDKEEAGLRGCFFERVVGVAAYVGHHAAPILVPLLQQGLTDQSEWIIAKALRATTNLAELGLLPKQALCDLVAESAVFLAHPNLWIRHEVCGLVSCVSSLLNPIDVNCKILPLVWPHLKHKLIQVERAELLLESLAEPIPRKVLDAVLRHGDVDRLVHTLRERRNTRLKVKQGTVPQYSEMGQQLRNLFRRLASDGMTEHVENQLLAMSAHLIKIQGSSTQHITEAPGRLVLAKGMSRAVQLDCMPHVDCDAHSRRSHKTSVSHETHMNTEWQHMFGQSHEQHSRVSESAAQSQTVSVGGAVSQAMSVPPHHSQLGHSASYVQYSMAPCRVELRDLTARMQQKYQKSLRSHDDPLDNNDDMLPPAGWRPGNQLLAYLHEHKARVNQMVTLPAQVSLFGSCSDDGTVRLWDAQRLHTQAHINRSKSMYNRNAGPVLSIAACEAGQSLVAATQESVFVLRVDNNSSRMTLSQGRQLEGDGDDAVCVAAPAHGAVISYATLLANIVGWDLRAPGNAWKLQGDLKQGVYTCLYADPCGYLAVGTSSGAICVWDLRFHLPITSVRHPNSERVRRIVGSGNSGCVWAAGGRDAAAWSLESTQRTHALWPSTNALQPLHYTPAASHYISAIYCGAREGNRFVVTGGSDLRLRYWDLEHPEDSYVLLHAHNDSLRNSPNAVKYRSRIIDGTTVIQECCKQNPSAPSSLIEDNIYRSVESRSFYHTAPITDLTMVEGSKPYLVSAAADGVINVWK, from the exons ATGGGCAATCAGCTGGTGGGTGTTGCTCCATCACAGATTTATCCCGTAGAACATTACCTGAGCGATCATGTCGACCTATCATTTGATCAGAG cTTGGGTTCCACCCGTTTCCTGAAGGTAGCTAGAGCGAGATCCCGTGAGGGTCTAGTCGTAGTGAAGGTGTTTGCTGTCCATGATCCCTCGTTACCACTTGCTGAACATAAGGAACGGATCCTGAAGATAAAAGAGCAGCTAGCTTCAGCATTCAACTGTCTGCCGTTTCAGAGagttatt CTAACAGACAAAGCAGGTCTCCTCATGCGTGAGTACTGCAAATGTAGTGTGTACGACCGCATGTCCACCCGTCCGTTCCTCACCACGCTGGAGAAGAAGTGGATCACCTTCCAAGTGCTGTACGCGCTGCATAGAATGCACAAGCTTGGGATATGTCATGGTGATATTAAG CTAGAAAACATAATGGTGACATCCTGGCTGTGGGTGCTGCTAACAGACATAGCGTCCTTCAAGCCGACCTTCCTCCCTGATGATAATCCGGCAGACTTCAGCTACTTCTTCGATACCTCTCGAAGGAGGCTGTGCTATGTGGCCCCTGAGAGATTCGTCAGGGCTCCTGATCCTCATAATAGACCTATG AGTGATGACAAAATGGGCGGACTCTTGCTAAGCGAATCACCATGTAAAGTTGGCGAGCTTGTTCCTAGCATGGATATATTTTCAGCTGG CTGTGCTCTCCTAGAACTTTGGAACGACGGCACTCCAGCCCTAGACCTCCCTGGTCTACTAGCCTACCGTAACGGAGAAGACAGACCTCCCACCATGACCCTCAGCACTGATGACCCACAGTTGAGGACTCTCCTCCACTCCATGACTGAGAGGAACCCCAGAGATAGGAGGACTGCCGAGTTGTATCTCGATGAGGCGAGGGGCAA ATTATTCCCAGAATATTTCTACTCGTTCCTCCAATCCTACATGCTAATATTCTCCGCCCAACCAATACTACCGCCTGACGAAAAAATACTCCGCATCCACCAGGACATTAAGAACATTATCAAGATCTTCACCCAACCCTCAGACGCTAAGAACTATCAAGACTTGGTTGAAGAAACGACAGACCACCAGAATATAGACAGCATTGATAAATTGAAGGATAAATTTAAAGTGCTCAATGTGAATACGACggattttgatgatgatgatgataaggcTCCTGAAAGAAAGGATATGGGACCTGATAGTGAAGGCTTGATACTCATTACGTCATTGGTCACGTCATGTATTAGAGGGTTGCATCATTGTACCTCGAAGTTGTATAGCTTGGAGATTTTGCAGCTGTTGTGCGAGAATTCTAGCTCGGAGACTATTTTGGATCGGATTCTGCCTTATATT atCCATTTATCGCATGATAACGTATCCCGCGTCCGTGCCCGCGCCGTAGCCACCTGCGCTCGCGCATTGTCCGCCGTCCGATTACTCCCCAACTCGGACTGCAACGTGTTCCCCGAGTACATCCTGCCGGAGCTCGGCCCCCGCGCCACCGACCCCAGCGTGCCCGTGCGCATCGCGTATGCTAACAATATCG cTAAACTGGCGGAGACGGCGGTACGTTTCCTGGACCAGACACAAAACATGGTGGAGAAAGAAGCAGCTAATATCAACTACGAAACTGAGTTATCTGCTCTGCATGAAATG GTTCGGTCGACAGTATCGTACTTATTAACCGATTCGCAAGCGGTGGTCAAGCGAGCGTTAGTAGAAAATGGCATCACAAAGCTTTGTATATTCTTCGGCAAACAAAAAG cAAACGACGTGATACTATCGCACATGGTGACGTTCCTGAACGACAAGGAGGAGGCTGGGCTGCGCGGGTGCTTCTTCGAGCGCGTGGTCGGCGTCGCGGCCTACGTGGGCCACCACGCCGCGCCTATACTTGTACCACTCTTGCAACAG GGCCTAACCGACCAATCAGAGTGGATAATAGCGAAGGCTTTAAGAGCTACTACAAATCTAGCGGAGCTAGGGTTGCTGCCCAAACAGGCGCTCTGTGACCTGGTGGCCGAGAGCGCCGTGTTTCTAGCGCATCCTAACTTGTGG ATTCGTCACGAAGTCTGTGGCCTGGTGTCATGTGTATCCAGCCTGCTTAACCCCATAGACGTGAACTGCAAGATACTACCCCTCGTCTGGCCGCATCTCAAGCACAAACTTATACAG GTGGAAAGAGCAGAGTTACTGCTAGAAAGCTTGGCGGAACCTATTCCTCGTAAGGTGTTAGACGCAGTGCTGCGTCACGGTGATGTCGACAGACTTGTGCATACGCTACGAGAGAGACGGAATACTAGACTTAAG gTAAAACAGGGCACAGTTCCACAATATTCGGAAATGGGACAGCAGCTCAGAAACTTGTTCAGGCGACTGGCTTCCGATG GTATGACGGAGCACGTGGAAAACCAGCTGTTAGCAATGAGTgcgcatttaattaaaatacaaggcTCATCTACACAG CACATCACGGAGGCCCCAGGTCGGCTGGTGCTGGCCAAGGGCATGTCTCGCGCCGTGCAGCTGGACTGCATGCCGCATGTCGACTGCGACGCACACAGCCG GCGCAGTCACAAAACGTCGGTATCGCACGAGACACATATGAACACGGAATGGCAACACATGTTCGGACAATCACATGAACAACATTCTAGAG tttcagAAAGCGCGGCACAATCACAGACTGTGTCAGTAGGCGGCGCCGTGTCACAAGCTATGTCTGTGCCGCCGCATCACTCGCAGCTCGGACACAGTGCTAGCTATGTGCAAT ACAGCATGGCGCCGTGTCGCGTGGAGCTGAGAGACTTGACGGCGCGGATGCAGCAGAAATATCAGAAATCATTgag GAGTCATGATGATCCACTAGACAACAATGATGATATGTTGCCCCCGGCCGGCTGGCGGCCCGGGAACCAGCTGCTTGCTTACTTACATGAACACAA GGCTCGAGTTAATCAGATGGTGACGCTACCAGCGCAGGTGTCGCTGTTCGGCTCGTGCTCCGACGACGGCACCGTGCGCCTGTGGGACGCTCAACGACTGCACACGCAGGCACACATCAACAG GTCCAAATCAATGTACAATAGGAACGCAGGCCCGGTATTGTCGATAGCCGCGTGTGAAGCCGGCCAGTCACTAGTAGCTGCTACGCAAGAATCTGTCTTTGTGTTAAG GGTAGACAACAACTCGTCCCGCATGACGTTGTCACAAGGGCGTCAGTTGGAGGGTGACGGCGACGACGCGGTGTGCGtggctgcgcccgcgcacggCGCCGTCATCTCCTATGCCACGCTACTCGCTAACATTGTGGGCTGGGACCTCAGGGCTCCAG GTAACGCGTGGAAGCTACAAGGCGACTTGAAGCAGGGGGTGTACACGTGCCTATACGCGGACCCGTGCGGGTACCTCGCTGTGGGCACTTCCAGTGGCGCCATCTGTGTGTGGGACCTGAGGTTCCATCTGCCTATCACGTCTGTGAGGCATCCtaatt CGGAGCGAGTACGGCGTATAGTAGGCAGTGGGAACAGCGGGTGCGTATGGGCGGCGGGCGGACGCGACGCGGCGGCGTGGAGCCTGGAGTCCACGCAGAGGACGCACGCGCTGTGGCCCAGCACCAACGCGCTGCAGCCGCTGCACTACACGCCGGCG
- the LOC110381821 gene encoding stromal membrane-associated protein 1, with protein sequence MSSKSEKDRAKQIQDRCQNILMQMLKDEDNKYCVDCDAKGPRWASWNLGIFLCIRCAGIHRNLGVHISKVKSVNLDSWTPEQVVSLQQMGNSRARAVYEANLPDSFRRPQNDSSLEAFIRAKYEQKKYIAKEWVPPALPKVNWDKEIDEEIERQKRKKKSTSSGLGPLPAPTTSDKKYNKSDVIPSIPKPKSSVSPKLGRSTPPTAQPDLSKTSNGAADLLGLDTSTKPDPKPANDDIFSSFFSAPQEKPAETKPEELKPDLKTEEENFFKQAAPTEKEKSKLTKDSILALYSQTPSTNLVNQFNPVPPVQPVQQAQYPFAPVYQQNFTNMPVQNGMQFNQFPMGSQFQQPFGAPVQQPLQSQPFQNNQFFNQPQQPLAQQFNSLNLGQSFPNAFSQPNTNVASNSTWQ encoded by the exons atgtCTTCTAAAAGTGAAAAAGATCGAGCCAAACAGATCCAGGACAGATGTCAGAACATTTTGATGCAGATGTTGAAGGATGAAGACAATAAATACTGTGTTGATTGCGATGCCAAAG GACCCCGCTGGGCATCATGGAACCTGGGCATATTCCTATGCATCAGGTGCGCCGGCATACACCGGAACCTAGGAGTGCACATCTCCAAAGTCAAGAGCGTCAACCTTGACTCCTGGACGCCTGAACAAGTC GTATCCCTACAACAAATGGGCAACTCTCGCGCCCGAGCGGTCTACGAAGCGAACTTACCCGATTCCTTCCGAAGGCCACAGAACGACTCCTCGCTGGAGGCCTTCATCAGAGCCAAGTACGAGCAGAAGAAGTACATCGCTAAGGAGTGGGTGCCGCCTGCGCTGCCGAAGGTTAACTG GGACAAAGAGATTGATGAAGAAATAGAGAGGCAGAAACGGAAAAAGAAATCCACCAGCTCAGGCTTAGGACCTCTGCCAGCTCCAACCACAAGTGATAAGAaatataat AAGTCTGATGTCATACCCAGCATTCCGAAACCAAAATCGTCAGTGAGTCCAAAGTTGGGCCGGTCTACGCCGCCCACAGCACAACCGGACCTCAGCAAGACTTCCAATGGCGCTGCAGACCTCCTCGGACTGGACACAAGCACCAAACCCGACCCCAAACCAGCCAACGACGATATATTCTCCAGCTTCTTCTCAGCACCACAGGAGAAACCCGCGGAAACCAAACCCGAAGAACTAAAACCTGACTTAAAGACTGAAGAAGAGAACTTCTTCAAACAAGCAGCCCCCACGGAGAAGGAAAAGTCTAAGTTAACAAAGGACAGTATATTAGCTTTGTACAGTCAAACACCTTCAACTAATTTAGTGAATCAATTCAACCCGGTGCCTCCCGTGCAGCCCGTGCAACAAGCACAGTACCCCTTCGCACCAGTCTACCAACAGAACTTTACAAACATGCCCGTACAGAATGGCATGCAGTTCAACCAGTTCCCTATGGGTAGTCAGTTTCAGCAACCGTTTGGGGCCCCGGTTCAGCAACCGTTGCAGAGTCAACCGTTCCAAAATAACCAGTTTTTCAACCAGCCCCAACAGCCGTTGGCGCAACAGTTTAACAGTCTGAACTTAGGGCAAAGTTTTCCGAACGCGTTCTCGCAACCCAATACGAACGTTGCTAGCAACTCGACATGGCAGTAG